The genomic window AAAGAAGAGCAGGTCAGGTGCAGGTGGAGTTGGATGTGGAAGTTGCACACGTATGTCTGTCTTCTTTCGCCAGCTAACCTTTCTCTCTAATCTCATTTCATCACGTGTCCCTCTCCCTTATCACTCACACATTTTatctatatctttttttttttggttttttaactatcaatctttttcttctacataTATCTACCAATACAAACACTTGTCTATATCTgcaacactttttttttacctctcCAAGTTATAAGGAATCGTCGAATTCGGAGTTGTGGGTTTAATTGATAACAGAATTAGTTATTTGGTATAAATTGTAAGTTATTACAAAGATAAAGGACCGTTTGGGTAAataaaaagaggaaagaaaagtCAATTAGAGGAGAAAAGAAGGGTTAGGTTTAGAAAATCTGATCCAGTAAGTAATTTGAGAGATTGGATTGTCTGGTTAGAAGCAGTGGAGCcctttcctttctctcttctctcttttctcctttGCCTTCTTCCTCTCCGAGAGAAGGTCGAcgctacttcttcttcttccttctttcttctggATCTGATTCGGATCcatcactctctctttctctacatcaatttgttttctcagatcttcatctttttttcgTATACCTGTATTTGTCGACCTTTTCTCTCAATCACTAAACCCTCAAATCctttttttggattataaGATTGCTTCTCTGATTGTAATTGCTTTGATGTGTATCAGTTGACTTGTGAAAAGTCTGCGAGTGACTTCTTCCTGTTTACACATCAGCTACTCCAGAATCTCTCAGGTACTAATTTTCTCAGAGTTTgaaaaagtttggattttgatcTGATCCTTGTTGAATAAACTATTCCCTCTTGCTTATCTGATCCATTAACCAATTGGGTTTgcagtttttttagtttaaagtTGGGTTTTTGATATCATTTTTGCTCAGCCAAGTCGAGAGTTTTCAGATTCTATTAAGCttataaaattgttgttttgttcagATCCTTACTTTTAATTCTGTTTTGAATTGCAGATTCTTAAAAGCTTAAATCTTTTTTCGACTTTGATTGTTTCTGTGCATCGCTTTGACGGATGTGGAGGAAAAAAGGGGTGTCTTGATGAAATGAGGGATGTTATCAACGTTAATGAAACTCTTGAGTGCTTGTCTGTGGCCGTCTTCTTCCTCGGGCAAGTCCTCTGATTCAACTGGAAAACAAGATGGATTGCTTTGGTACAAAGACTTTGGTCAGCACCTCGTTGGTGAATTCTCCATGGCTGTTGTTCAAGCCAACAACTTGCTTGAGGATCAGAGCCAAGTTGAGTCTGGGCCTTTGAGTACTCTTGACTCTGGTCCTTATGGAACTTTTATTGGAATCTATGATGGCCATGGCGGGCCTGAGACGTCGCGATTTGTTAATGATCACCTTTTTCAGCATCTAAAGAGTGAGGAAACTGAATGATATATGCATACCAGGTTACAAACCAACCGTGCGGAAACTAAAATCTTGTTTGAATTTTCAGGATTTGCTGCAGAGCAGGCCTCTATGTCGGTGGATGTAATTAAAAAGGCGTATGAGGCGACAGAAGAAGGTTTTTTAGGGGTTGTGACAAAGCAGTGGCCAACTAAGCCACAGATTGCAGCGGTTGGGTCTTGCTGCTTGGTGGGTGTTATATGCGGAGGGATGCTTTACATAGCTAATGTTGGGGATTCCCGTGCAGTTCTTGGAAGGGCTATGAAGGCGACAGGTGAGGTTATTGCCCTTCAGCTCTCTGCTGAACATAATGTGAGTATAGAGTCTGTTAGACAGGAGATGCACTCCTTGCACCCAGATGACTCGCATATTGTCATGTTAAAGCACAATGTGTGGCGTGTTAAGGGCCTTATTCAGGTATGTTTCTCAATCTGaatgatatttaattagattttatggTTAAATGACGGCTTTAATTCAGGTACATGAGTATCTTAGTGAATCACTCGTTGAATTGATATATAGTTGTCTTGTAAGGCAAAACCGGAGCTAATTTGAATTAAATGGCCTTGGAACTTCTTGCTGGTTTCATGAAGCCAAAATGCTAAACTTCGAATCAAAAAAGcagtgtttttttcttacttttaagATGTCAAGATCAACCAAGAAATTTGTCAATGTTTTATCTGTTTGGCGATAAGGTCTCTGCATTAAATTAGACTTTACATTCAAAAGGCTAGATTTGTCGTAACCTTGACTTTGACATTGCCAATACCAAACCCACCAACCCGAGAAAGTCAGAGCTCTGGTTGAAGTTGAAATAGGTATTATCTAAAAGCCAGTGTATGTATGCCCCTCCTACACAAAGATACAGATATTATATAATTGACTCAACAGTTGAATCCATATTTTATCCCTATCACTGCATGTAGACAGTAGACACTAGGTGCAAACGCTAGATATGTCAAGATAATCCTGGagattgaaattgaaaaggcTAAGATATGTTTGTTCCTTTGCAGATATCTAGATCCATAGGCGACGTGTATCTTAAAAAGGCAGAGTTCAACAAGGAACCATTGTACACAAAGTATAGAATCCGTGAACCGTTCAAAAGACCTATCTTGAGTGGGGAACCAACGATAACGGAGCATGAGATCCAACCACAAGATAAGTTTCTAATATTCGCTTCTGATGGACTATGGGAACAGATGAGCAACCAAGAAGCTGTTGACATCGTTCAGAACCACCCACGAAACGTGCGTTAGACccatttcttcctttttttttcactttcagtaaaaaccaattacaaaaccaaagattGACTCTATCCTTTGTTGTGGAAATGAATGCAGGGGATTGCACGGAGACTGGTGAAGATGGCACTGCAAGAGGCGGCAAAGAAACGAGAGATGAGATATTCTGATCtaaagaagatagagagaggtGTGAGGAGACATTTCCACGATGACATAACTGTGGTCATAATCTTCCTTGATACCAATCAGGTGAGCTCTGTGAAAGGACCCCCACTCTCTATCCGAGGCGGTGGTATGACATTCCCCAAGAAAATCTAAGATACTCCACTTTTAGGCTCCATCTTTTgtagttatataaaaaaaaaagtcactgTTGTTGGTATAAGAATGTATAATTTTAACGTGAAAGCCACACAATACTGATGTTTGGAACTCATTCcagtaattattaatttttatttattcagcAAACTTTGTGTAACGATGtaatttgttgttgatgatgaatgaaTATGAATGTAggccttcttcttctgtcatGTATTTGTATTGCATTCATAATACAGAGGTGCTTGATATTGCTTTTTATTCTATATATGTGAATGAAGCCAAGAATCAGTTAATACTAAAGCTCAAGTGTGCAATATACATCACAATACCTTTGTCCTTGTTTCAGGTCTACTTTTACATCATAGAACTTGCTCCTATAGATAATACAATGCATGGTATTGACGTAAGAACTCTTAGCTTTTCATATTAGTAGCTTATAATGTTCCTTAAATGCGACATTGATATTAAGCTACTACTCAATAACTCAATGGTAACGAATCATAAGTCTGAACTATTCGAAAACAGTAATCctgaaaagaaagaatgaagcGTGTTGATAAGTAATGATATGATTTGATATTGCAagtcaagaaaatataattgggtagagaaagaaagagagataatgTGTGTTCTGCATAAAATTTATGGCAATGGTGGACCGGAGAGGTTAATGTAGTAAGAAAGCATGAGAGAAGTAAATAGGGGTTGCAAAAGTTTTTGCCATCCCACCAGTCCTAAccagacaaaaaagaaaggtgTTGGTTTTAAACAAGCTCTGGTGTTACAATGTGACATTAAAACACGAATCTTTTCTCTTGAGAATCAtcaatagagagagagagtgagtgGTCATATTAGGGTTCATAACTTGCTTGAGGTTTTGtaaaaagcagagaaagagagagagaggggcctagaaagaaagaaagaaaagcagtAAGAGACTATTAAATGTTGCAGGCAGGTCCAGCCAGTGTCCCCTCTCTTCTGCGAGATTCCctcaaaatttattacaaaGCATCTTCATCGATGTTCTTTTAATTCTTCCTCaaaatcttttctctttttttggttata from Arabidopsis thaliana chromosome 3, partial sequence includes these protein-coding regions:
- a CDS encoding Protein phosphatase 2C family protein (Protein phosphatase 2C family protein; FUNCTIONS IN: protein serine/threonine phosphatase activity, catalytic activity; INVOLVED IN: protein amino acid dephosphorylation; LOCATED IN: plasma membrane; EXPRESSED IN: 22 plant structures; EXPRESSED DURING: 13 growth stages; CONTAINS InterPro DOMAIN/s: Protein phosphatase 2C, manganese/magnesium aspartate binding site (InterPro:IPR000222), Protein phosphatase 2C-related (InterPro:IPR001932), Protein phosphatase 2C, N-terminal (InterPro:IPR014045), Protein phosphatase 2C (InterPro:IPR015655); BEST Arabidopsis thaliana protein match is: Protein phosphatase 2C family protein (TAIR:AT5G66080.1); Has 5552 Blast hits to 5549 proteins in 305 species: Archae - 0; Bacteria - 44; Metazoa - 1445; Fungi - 559; Plants - 2537; Viruses - 3; Other Eukaryotes - 964 (source: NCBI BLink).): MLSTLMKLLSACLWPSSSSGKSSDSTGKQDGLLWYKDFGQHLVGEFSMAVVQANNLLEDQSQVESGPLSTLDSGPYGTFIGIYDGHGGPETSRFVNDHLFQHLKRFAAEQASMSVDVIKKAYEATEEGFLGVVTKQWPTKPQIAAVGSCCLVGVICGGMLYIANVGDSRAVLGRAMKATGEVIALQLSAEHNVSIESVRQEMHSLHPDDSHIVMLKHNVWRVKGLIQISRSIGDVYLKKAEFNKEPLYTKYRIREPFKRPILSGEPTITEHEIQPQDKFLIFASDGLWEQMSNQEAVDIVQNHPRNGIARRLVKMALQEAAKKREMRYSDLKKIERGVRRHFHDDITVVIIFLDTNQVSSVKGPPLSIRGGGMTFPKKI
- a CDS encoding Protein phosphatase 2C family protein (Protein phosphatase 2C family protein; FUNCTIONS IN: protein serine/threonine phosphatase activity, catalytic activity; LOCATED IN: plasma membrane; EXPRESSED IN: 22 plant structures; EXPRESSED DURING: 13 growth stages; CONTAINS InterPro DOMAIN/s: Protein phosphatase 2C-related (InterPro:IPR001932), Protein phosphatase 2C, N-terminal (InterPro:IPR014045), Protein phosphatase 2C (InterPro:IPR015655); BEST Arabidopsis thaliana protein match is: Protein phosphatase 2C family protein (TAIR:AT5G66080.1); Has 35333 Blast hits to 34131 proteins in 2444 species: Archae - 798; Bacteria - 22429; Metazoa - 974; Fungi - 991; Plants - 531; Viruses - 0; Other Eukaryotes - 9610 (source: NCBI BLink).), which codes for MHTRLQTNRAETKILFEFSGFAAEQASMSVDVIKKAYEATEEGFLGVVTKQWPTKPQIAAVGSCCLVGVICGGMLYIANVGDSRAVLGRAMKATGEVIALQLSAEHNVSIESVRQEMHSLHPDDSHIVMLKHNVWRVKGLIQISRSIGDVYLKKAEFNKEPLYTKYRIREPFKRPILSGEPTITEHEIQPQDKFLIFASDGLWEQMSNQEAVDIVQNHPRNGIARRLVKMALQEAAKKREMRYSDLKKIERGVRRHFHDDITVVIIFLDTNQVSSVKGPPLSIRGGGMTFPKKI